The Muricauda sp. SCSIO 65647 genome includes a region encoding these proteins:
- a CDS encoding ribonuclease HII has product MGGLKRFYRLHEEAGTDEAGRGCLAGPVTAAALILPKNFTNEVLTDSKQLSETKRESLRPVLEKYALSFGVCHVFPDEIDEVNILNASILAMHRALDQLTCKVNFIIVDGNRFKPYGKIPHECIVKGDGKYLSIAGASVLAKTHRDEYMTRLHKEFPMYNWKQNKGYPTKEHREAIRKFGLTKYHRKSFKQLPEQLKLEF; this is encoded by the coding sequence TTGGGTGGATTAAAAAGGTTTTATCGACTGCACGAAGAGGCGGGCACCGATGAGGCCGGGCGTGGATGCTTGGCAGGCCCTGTAACGGCCGCTGCATTGATTCTTCCTAAAAATTTCACAAACGAAGTGCTCACCGACTCAAAGCAGTTGAGCGAGACCAAGCGTGAATCGCTACGTCCGGTTCTGGAAAAATATGCCCTCTCATTTGGGGTGTGCCATGTGTTTCCTGATGAAATTGATGAGGTCAACATTCTTAACGCTTCCATTTTGGCCATGCACCGTGCACTTGACCAATTGACCTGCAAAGTGAATTTTATCATTGTTGATGGTAATAGATTCAAACCCTATGGCAAAATACCCCATGAATGTATTGTGAAAGGAGATGGCAAATACTTGAGCATTGCCGGGGCATCGGTTTTGGCAAAGACCCATCGTGATGAATACATGACACGTTTGCACAAAGAATTCCCTATGTACAATTGGAAACAGAACAAAGGTTATCCTACAAAAGAACACCGTGAGGCCATTAGAAAATTTGGCCTGACCAAATATCACAGAAAAAGTTTCAAACAACTCCCTGAGCAATTGAAACTTGAGTTCTAA